One window of the Helicobacter sp. 11S03491-1 genome contains the following:
- a CDS encoding SMR family transporter: MIQFIPLILFSVALNAFAQLFIKKGMLNLGALDLSFDFILRGLGNIYLWIGMFCYGVSILSWMAVLSKVNVSVAYPFLGVGFILSAIIAYYIFGEPLTFYKIIGIGLICVGLVFLTMSKG, from the coding sequence ATGATTCAATTTATCCCGCTTATTTTATTTTCGGTGGCTTTGAATGCTTTTGCCCAGTTGTTTATCAAAAAAGGCATGCTAAATTTAGGCGCCCTTGATTTGAGCTTTGATTTTATTTTGAGAGGTTTGGGAAATATATATCTTTGGATAGGAATGTTTTGCTATGGAGTGAGTATTTTATCGTGGATGGCTGTGCTTTCAAAAGTTAATGTAAGCGTTGCTTATCCTTTCTTAGGAGTTGGTTTTATTCTTTCTGCCATTATTGCTTATTATATTTTTGGAGAACCTTTGACGTTTTATAAAATTATTGGAATTGGGCTTATTTGTGTAGGGTTAGTATTTTTGACTATGAGCAAAGGATAG
- a CDS encoding HAD-IB family hydrolase — MKNINKTIIKNDTRQALKNIAFFDFDGTISKSDSLFLFVKFLVGKKRFYVGILTHIHILLGYLMGILSNHYAKERLSKYFFKGLAQGEFLNISKDFLPILTSIIKNSALKKIQWHQNRGDKVVIVSASFEEYLKPLCEELRVDCIGTTLEVINGKLSGKFATPNCYGKEKLNRILAIYNLSDYEKIYAYGDSRGDEEMLALALEENRFYRYFK, encoded by the coding sequence ATGAAGAATATAAACAAAACTATCATCAAAAATGACACAAGGCAAGCATTGAAAAATATAGCATTTTTTGATTTTGATGGAACGATAAGTAAGAGTGATAGTTTATTTTTATTTGTTAAGTTTTTGGTCGGTAAAAAGCGGTTTTATGTTGGGATTTTGACACATATACATATTTTATTAGGTTATTTAATGGGGATTTTGAGCAACCATTATGCCAAAGAGAGACTAAGTAAATATTTTTTTAAGGGTTTGGCACAAGGTGAGTTTTTGAATATTTCCAAAGATTTTTTGCCAATCTTAACAAGCATAATTAAAAATTCTGCTCTTAAAAAAATTCAATGGCATCAAAATCGAGGGGATAAGGTTGTTATCGTCAGCGCGAGTTTTGAAGAATACCTCAAACCTTTATGTGAAGAATTAAGGGTAGATTGTATCGGCACGACTTTAGAAGTCATAAATGGCAAATTGAGTGGGAAATTTGCTACCCCAAATTGTTATGGAAAAGAAAAGCTTAATCGTATTTTGGCAATATATAATCTGTCAGATTATGAAAAAATCTATGCTTATGGAGATAGCAGGGGTGATGAAGAGATGTTGGCATTGGCTTTGGAAGAA
- a CDS encoding NAD(P)-dependent oxidoreductase: protein MRCIVVGGSGFLGEYAVDLLLENGYEVVILDISMPKKSTKAEFFQIDLTKDFDFDFFDDDVVIHLAARQYHQKPPRKDRKKYFFDLNYFGTKKLLEVMETHHCKNLIYFSTDMVYGKPLYLPLDPNHPKNPFGQYGRSKLESEKLCDVYRNKGFCITIFRPRMIVGRGRFGILTKLFKLMDLGLPIPLIGDGKNCYQMVSVKDCASAILLAIKHQIPNVALNLGSQNPPQVKTLLQESIHKVGSKSKVIPTCARLVKYCIQLLGLLGIEILYKEQYEIADKQYILDITQTKNILGWEPLYQDKDMLIEAYEEYKQNYHQK, encoded by the coding sequence ATGAGGTGTATTGTTGTAGGAGGAAGTGGTTTTTTGGGGGAATATGCAGTAGATTTACTTCTGGAAAATGGCTATGAAGTTGTGATTTTGGATATTTCAATGCCCAAAAAATCCACTAAAGCAGAATTTTTTCAGATTGATTTAACAAAAGATTTTGATTTTGATTTTTTTGATGATGATGTCGTGATTCATTTGGCAGCCAGACAATACCATCAAAAGCCACCAAGAAAAGATAGAAAAAAATATTTTTTTGATTTAAATTATTTTGGCACAAAAAAACTTTTAGAAGTTATGGAAACCCATCATTGTAAAAATCTAATTTATTTTAGCACAGACATGGTCTATGGCAAGCCATTGTATTTGCCACTGGATCCTAATCACCCCAAAAATCCATTTGGTCAATATGGTCGGAGTAAGTTAGAATCTGAAAAGCTTTGTGATGTGTATAGAAACAAAGGGTTTTGTATTACGATATTTCGTCCTAGAATGATTGTAGGGAGAGGAAGATTTGGAATTTTGACTAAATTATTTAAGCTTATGGATTTGGGTTTGCCTATTCCTCTGATAGGAGATGGAAAGAATTGTTATCAAATGGTGAGTGTCAAGGATTGTGCAAGTGCTATTTTGCTTGCCATAAAACATCAAATTCCTAATGTTGCCCTCAATCTGGGCAGTCAAAATCCCCCTCAGGTAAAAACATTATTACAAGAGAGTATTCATAAGGTAGGTTCTAAATCCAAAGTGATCCCTACTTGTGCAAGATTGGTTAAATATTGTATCCAATTGTTGGGTTTATTGGGTATAGAAATTTTATATAAAGAGCAGTATGAAATAGCAGATAAACAATACATTCTCGATATTACACAAACAAAAAATATTCTGGGTTGGGAGCCTTTGTATCAAGATAAAGATATGCTTATAGAGGCTTATGAAGAATATAAACAAAACTATCATCAAAAATGA